A stretch of the Coprobacillus cateniformis genome encodes the following:
- a CDS encoding C39 family peptidase, with translation MKAWIKICLCIGISLFGLTGCQKDKILKPKQETFQIELGNKIPLEAKLYLNFDGLTAKQTQDIERNSIMSLQKSNQSHSYEDVGIYQAQIKYQGEVLEFPIEVIQTRAPVILGPNTLYLQQGQQYDFQEKYRMICYSELKETKFDSSNIDIHKVGTYSLIIKAMTKDNQLSSQRNITVHVQKKVHSINKKTVFIDVPYYNQMDVNAPNGCETTALYMALKYKRKVNIELVDFIRRQPSSQSPYFGFSGDPFGLPSQADDYYTIFPTPLIQYAKDYGGLRDISGSDLADIRDELTNDHPVVAWVTGNLYEPQLKTYYFGQAVKNLHIVLVNGYDMNKEIFYIQDPMNRELKEVSFQDFALAYNAMKFAICVE, from the coding sequence ATGAAAGCATGGATTAAAATATGTTTATGTATAGGTATCAGCTTGTTTGGTTTAACAGGTTGTCAAAAAGATAAAATATTAAAACCAAAACAAGAAACATTTCAAATAGAATTAGGAAATAAAATTCCTTTAGAGGCAAAACTGTATTTGAATTTTGATGGGTTAACAGCCAAACAAACTCAAGACATTGAAAGAAATAGTATTATGTCATTACAAAAATCAAATCAATCTCATTCATATGAAGATGTTGGAATTTATCAGGCTCAAATAAAATATCAAGGTGAAGTTCTTGAATTTCCAATTGAAGTTATACAAACAAGAGCGCCTGTTATTTTAGGTCCAAATACTCTTTATCTTCAACAGGGACAACAATATGATTTTCAAGAGAAATATCGTATGATTTGTTATAGTGAATTAAAAGAAACTAAATTTGATTCATCAAATATTGATATTCATAAAGTAGGAACATATTCACTAATAATAAAAGCAATGACAAAAGATAATCAATTGTCTTCTCAAAGAAATATTACTGTTCATGTTCAGAAAAAAGTTCATTCTATAAATAAAAAAACTGTTTTCATAGATGTTCCATACTATAATCAAATGGATGTCAATGCACCAAATGGTTGTGAGACAACTGCACTCTATATGGCATTAAAGTATAAGCGAAAAGTCAATATAGAATTAGTTGATTTTATTAGGCGGCAACCTAGCAGTCAATCACCATACTTTGGTTTTTCTGGAGATCCTTTTGGACTGCCAAGTCAAGCAGATGATTACTATACTATTTTTCCTACGCCACTTATTCAATATGCTAAAGATTATGGGGGTCTTCGTGATATATCTGGTTCTGACTTAGCTGATATAAGAGACGAATTGACTAATGATCATCCTGTTGTTGCTTGGGTTACAGGTAATCTTTATGAACCACAATTGAAGACTTACTATTTCGGACAGGCTGTCAAGAATCTCCATATTGTTCTGGTGAATGGCTATGATATGAATAAAGAAATTTTTTATATTCAAGACCCAATGAATAGAGAATTAAAAGAAGTTTCTTTTCAAGATTTTGCTTTGGCATATAATGCTATGAAGTTTGCTATATGTGTTGAATAG
- a CDS encoding AraC family transcriptional regulator translates to MNQTEYKHELIMPNDSIPVKIFSFSAHNDLRIIPSHWHRSAEILYVRRGKLNIWMNKRKYELNRNDFIYINSKEVHSTQSPEDNEVIVLQIPGDFLKTFSNNESLYIHCNTLELKDNKIFSAMRELLYQMYLYSERKDDAYYLKVYSLLFELGYLLVKNFRVKEENIDIKSQKYLDRLSEICEYIKEHYQYNLTLNEVASEFGYSPQYLSRMFQMYTGSTFLTYLNSIRLNSAFKQVMSTDLSIITIAENNGFANVKSLNKLFKETYGLTPSAYRKSIKNDN, encoded by the coding sequence ATGAATCAAACAGAATATAAACACGAACTCATTATGCCTAACGATAGTATTCCTGTGAAAATCTTTAGTTTTTCTGCTCATAATGATTTACGCATTATACCATCACACTGGCATCGTTCAGCAGAAATACTTTATGTAAGAAGAGGAAAATTAAATATTTGGATGAATAAAAGGAAATATGAATTGAATAGAAACGATTTTATTTATATTAATTCTAAAGAAGTTCATTCAACACAGAGTCCTGAAGATAATGAAGTCATAGTCTTACAAATACCAGGCGATTTTTTAAAAACATTTTCTAATAATGAATCATTATATATACATTGTAATACTTTGGAATTAAAAGATAATAAAATTTTTTCAGCAATGAGAGAATTGCTGTATCAAATGTATCTTTATAGTGAAAGAAAAGATGATGCATATTATTTAAAAGTTTATTCACTTTTATTTGAATTAGGATATTTACTTGTTAAAAATTTTAGGGTTAAAGAAGAAAATATAGATATTAAAAGTCAAAAATATTTAGATCGTTTATCAGAAATCTGTGAATATATAAAAGAACACTATCAATATAATTTAACACTCAATGAAGTTGCATCTGAATTTGGATATTCTCCACAATATCTATCAAGAATGTTTCAAATGTATACAGGAAGTACTTTTTTAACATATTTGAATAGTATTCGTTTAAACTCAGCGTTTAAACAAGTTATGAGTACTGACCTTTCCATAATAACAATTGCTGAAAATAATGGTTTTGCTAATGTAAAATCATTAAATAAATTATTTAAAGAAACATATGGACTCACACCAAGTGCATATCGAAAGAGTATTAAAAATGACAATTAA
- a CDS encoding alpha/beta hydrolase: protein MALIKVDFFSQSLMRTVTINALIPVDKVIEEEQEFKRKQYKTLYLLHGIFGNYTDWICGTRIQRWAQDHDLAVIMPSGENKFYVDNEKSHEYYSKFIGEELVDVTRRLFPLSKQKEDTFIAGLSMGGYGAITNGLKYYKTFGCIAALSSALLIDSLPNAKDGDDIPYLNKRSYLESVFGDLDQVKGSDKDYEALLLKVNQKEMPKIYMACGKDDRLLQVNRDFRDYLKNHQVDVLYEEGEGKHEWDFWDRYIYRVLEWLPLNDKEEGISSGNVGV from the coding sequence ATGGCATTAATAAAAGTTGATTTTTTTTCACAGTCATTGATGAGAACAGTGACAATAAATGCACTCATTCCAGTAGATAAAGTTATAGAGGAAGAACAAGAATTCAAAAGAAAACAATATAAAACATTGTATCTATTACATGGAATCTTTGGTAATTATACAGATTGGATTTGTGGAACAAGAATTCAAAGATGGGCTCAAGATCATGATTTAGCAGTCATTATGCCTTCAGGAGAGAATAAGTTTTATGTTGATAATGAAAAGTCACATGAATATTATTCAAAGTTTATAGGTGAAGAGTTAGTTGATGTAACAAGAAGATTGTTTCCTCTTTCCAAACAAAAAGAAGATACATTTATTGCTGGTCTATCTATGGGAGGATATGGAGCAATTACAAATGGTTTGAAATATTATAAAACATTTGGATGTATTGCAGCATTATCATCAGCTTTATTAATTGATAGTTTACCCAATGCTAAAGATGGGGATGATATCCCTTATCTGAATAAACGCAGTTATTTAGAAAGTGTTTTTGGTGATTTAGATCAAGTTAAAGGTAGTGATAAAGATTATGAAGCACTATTATTGAAAGTTAATCAAAAAGAAATGCCAAAAATTTACATGGCTTGTGGAAAAGATGATCGTCTTCTTCAAGTGAATAGAGATTTTAGAGATTATTTAAAGAATCATCAAGTTGATGTTTTGTATGAAGAAGGTGAAGGAAAACATGAATGGGATTTCTGGGATAGATATATTTATAGAGTATTAGAGTGGTTACCTTTGAATGATAAAGAAGAAGGAATAAGTAGTGGTAATGTTGGTGTTTAA
- a CDS encoding PTS sugar transporter subunit IIC, whose protein sequence is MEKIFEKLNPYMTRLANNPTLKGISSGMMGSIVVTLVGSLCLLLVVFPVEAVRNAVEALGITSILLNVNSFTIGCLALYIVVMVTNALVKSYNSQEDGIAAAVVGLMSFLIVTPIGATADKISAIPTTWLGAAGVFSAMIISIITAKIFVFVKAKGWTIKMPDSVPPMVSRTFEGLVPGMIVAVLFIVISGLFAKTSYGCMHQFVYSIIQIPLQGLGGNLWAMCIFTIAAQLLWFFGIHGTNVIAPIYTPIWLTLDLANQASVAQNGIGAGTNIIGKAFFETFTFGGCVLGFVILMAFFAKSSQYKSLGRLSLVPALFGITEPVIFGTPLVLNFTFFIPFVFGNVIAILISYAAIASGLVPTLMGASTIFGLPIGFHAAIQGSWQAVVLQIVVMVILGLVWYPFFRKADNDAYKLEQEAAK, encoded by the coding sequence ATGGAAAAAATATTTGAGAAGTTAAATCCTTATATGACAAGATTAGCAAACAATCCAACATTAAAAGGAATATCTTCGGGGATGATGGGATCTATTGTTGTGACTTTGGTTGGTTCTTTATGTTTATTATTGGTTGTATTTCCAGTAGAGGCAGTCAGAAATGCGGTTGAAGCTTTAGGAATAACATCAATATTATTAAATGTGAATAGTTTTACAATTGGATGTCTTGCTTTGTATATTGTTGTTATGGTGACTAATGCATTAGTAAAATCATATAATTCACAAGAAGATGGAATTGCAGCTGCAGTCGTTGGATTAATGTCTTTTTTAATTGTGACACCAATAGGTGCTACTGCTGATAAAATCAGTGCTATTCCAACAACTTGGTTAGGGGCTGCTGGTGTTTTCTCAGCTATGATTATTTCAATTATTACTGCAAAAATCTTTGTCTTTGTGAAAGCAAAAGGGTGGACAATTAAAATGCCTGATAGTGTTCCACCAATGGTCTCAAGAACTTTTGAAGGATTGGTACCAGGAATGATTGTTGCTGTTTTATTTATTGTTATAAGTGGTCTTTTTGCAAAAACAAGTTATGGTTGTATGCATCAATTTGTTTATTCAATTATTCAAATACCTTTACAAGGTTTAGGTGGAAATTTATGGGCTATGTGTATTTTTACAATTGCTGCTCAATTGTTATGGTTCTTTGGGATTCATGGAACAAATGTTATTGCACCTATTTATACACCAATTTGGTTAACATTGGATTTAGCAAATCAAGCATCTGTTGCTCAAAATGGAATTGGAGCAGGCACAAATATTATTGGAAAGGCATTTTTTGAAACATTTACTTTTGGGGGATGTGTCTTAGGTTTTGTTATTTTAATGGCTTTCTTTGCAAAGTCATCGCAATATAAGAGTTTAGGTCGTTTATCTTTAGTTCCAGCATTATTTGGAATTACTGAACCAGTTATTTTTGGGACACCGTTGGTCTTAAACTTTACATTCTTTATACCGTTTGTATTTGGGAATGTGATTGCTATATTAATTTCATATGCAGCCATTGCCTCTGGATTAGTTCCTACATTAATGGGAGCATCAACAATTTTTGGCTTACCAATTGGATTCCATGCTGCTATTCAAGGCAGTTGGCAAGCAGTTGTTTTACAAATTGTTGTTATGGTGATTCTTGGATTGGTATGGTATCCATTCTTTAGAAAAGCTGATAATGATGCATATAAATTAGAACAAGAAGCTGCAAAGTAG
- the bglX gene encoding beta-glucosidase BglX has translation MKQEQLDELLESLTLDEKIGQLVQLNGNFFDSNEKVATGPVQKIGIDKDKIHLTGSILNTLGAKELKTLQNAYLEKSEKKIPMLFMADIINGFKTIFPIPLGLGCSFDAELVKKTAQIAAKEAAVSGIHITFSPMVDMVRDARWGRVMESYGEDNFLNCEYAKAMVEGYQGNNDPHSTIASCVKHFAGYGAPLAGKEYNTVELGERSLREAYLPAYKAAIDAGCHLVMTSFNTIDGIPVTANKWILKDVLRDEWGFDEVVISDHSAVKELVPHGIAAHYEEAAKLAIEAGCDIDMMTATYSNHLKDLVESGQIDIQLINESVKRVLKLKNDLGLFENPYRGANELEEQQYVMCDEFRKVAREVVSKTCVLLKNDSVLPINQNQRVAVVGPYASNKNLSGMWSINVDPDKVVTIYDGLKKQGKHVKCAEGYPMMDDDSLFESFGYGKKETNLTGNKDEKIQEAIDIAKESDVVIVAIGEHSHQSGEGGARGDITIPKVQLELLKAIKKLGKPVVTLVFSGRPLALKDVAENSDAILQCWFPGTEGGDGIADLVYGKVNPSARLSMTFPYSVGQCPIYYNHMSTGRPALESTHSKRFTSRYIDIPNDPYYCFGYGLSYSEFEYSDITLDKTTLTNDSTITASVTVSNTSDISGEEVVQLYIRDIAGSVVRPVKELKGVQKVYLAPHTSQTVTFEIKEEMLRFITKDMSFASEPGEFHIFIGHDSNTQNKQIFTLES, from the coding sequence ATGAAACAAGAACAATTAGATGAATTATTAGAAAGTTTAACATTAGATGAGAAGATTGGTCAATTGGTACAATTAAATGGAAATTTCTTTGATAGTAATGAAAAGGTTGCAACTGGACCAGTGCAAAAAATTGGTATTGATAAAGATAAAATTCATTTAACAGGTTCTATCTTAAATACTTTAGGAGCAAAAGAATTAAAAACGCTTCAAAATGCTTATTTAGAAAAAAGTGAAAAGAAGATTCCAATGTTATTTATGGCAGATATTATTAATGGATTTAAGACAATCTTTCCTATTCCATTAGGATTAGGGTGTTCATTTGATGCTGAATTAGTTAAGAAAACTGCTCAAATAGCAGCGAAAGAAGCAGCAGTCTCTGGGATTCATATTACCTTTTCACCAATGGTAGATATGGTTAGAGATGCAAGGTGGGGACGTGTTATGGAAAGTTATGGTGAAGATAACTTTCTCAACTGTGAATATGCCAAAGCTATGGTTGAAGGATATCAAGGAAATAATGATCCTCACTCAACAATTGCGTCTTGTGTTAAACATTTTGCTGGATACGGTGCACCACTTGCAGGTAAAGAATATAACACTGTGGAATTAGGGGAACGTTCTTTAAGAGAAGCCTATTTACCAGCTTATAAGGCTGCTATTGATGCAGGATGTCATTTGGTTATGACATCATTTAATACAATTGATGGGATCCCTGTGACTGCTAATAAATGGATTCTTAAAGATGTCCTAAGAGATGAATGGGGATTCGATGAAGTTGTTATTTCAGATCACTCAGCAGTTAAAGAATTAGTTCCTCATGGTATTGCTGCTCATTATGAAGAAGCTGCCAAATTAGCAATCGAAGCTGGTTGTGACATTGATATGATGACGGCAACCTATTCAAATCACTTAAAAGATTTAGTAGAATCTGGTCAAATTGATATTCAGCTTATTAATGAATCAGTGAAAAGAGTATTAAAACTTAAGAATGATTTAGGGCTTTTTGAAAATCCATATCGTGGAGCCAATGAATTAGAAGAACAACAATATGTCATGTGTGATGAATTTAGAAAAGTCGCACGAGAAGTTGTCAGCAAAACATGCGTCCTCCTCAAAAATGATTCTGTCCTCCCTATCAATCAGAATCAAAGAGTCGCAGTTGTTGGACCTTATGCTTCTAATAAGAATTTAAGTGGAATGTGGTCGATTAATGTGGATCCAGACAAGGTTGTGACAATCTATGATGGCCTAAAAAAACAAGGAAAACATGTCAAATGTGCTGAAGGTTATCCTATGATGGATGATGATAGTCTATTTGAAAGCTTTGGATATGGCAAAAAAGAAACAAACTTAACTGGAAATAAAGATGAAAAAATTCAAGAGGCTATAGATATTGCTAAAGAATCTGATGTGGTTATCGTTGCTATTGGTGAACATTCACATCAAAGTGGTGAAGGTGGTGCAAGAGGAGATATTACAATTCCAAAAGTTCAACTAGAACTTTTAAAAGCCATAAAGAAATTAGGAAAACCAGTTGTGACTCTTGTTTTTAGTGGTAGACCATTAGCATTAAAAGATGTTGCAGAAAATAGTGATGCAATTTTACAATGCTGGTTTCCTGGTACTGAAGGTGGTGATGGTATTGCTGATCTCGTCTATGGAAAAGTCAATCCAAGTGCAAGATTGTCTATGACATTTCCATATTCAGTAGGACAATGCCCAATTTACTATAATCATATGAGTACAGGTAGACCTGCTTTAGAAAGTACACACAGCAAACGTTTTACATCACGATATATTGATATACCAAATGATCCTTATTACTGTTTTGGTTATGGGTTATCATATAGTGAATTCGAATATAGTGACATCACTTTAGACAAGACAACTCTGACAAATGATTCTACAATCACTGCCAGTGTGACTGTGAGCAACACTTCAGATATATCAGGAGAAGAAGTTGTTCAACTTTATATAAGAGATATTGCTGGTTCGGTAGTGAGACCAGTCAAAGAACTCAAAGGAGTGCAAAAAGTATATTTAGCACCTCATACATCTCAAACAGTAACTTTTGAAATCAAAGAAGAGATGCTAAGATTTATAACTAAGGATATGAGTTTTGCAAGTGAACCAGGAGAATTCCACATCTTCATTGGTCATGACAGCAATACTCAAAATAAGCAAATCTTTACACTAGAGTCTTAG
- a CDS encoding LytTR family DNA-binding domain-containing protein, which produces MKIKNDTKSLSIGIEFDSFDEKDKVLASIQNMNTKIPCYKREKKYLLNIDSIYYIDLIDKNTFIFTKDDCFESPLWLYQIEELLNEDFIRASKSTLFNMQHIKSLKADIGSRVIVYLDNGDQILVSRKYAKEFKKRLGGV; this is translated from the coding sequence ATGAAGATTAAAAATGATACGAAATCATTATCAATTGGTATTGAATTTGATTCTTTTGATGAAAAAGATAAAGTTCTTGCTTCTATCCAAAATATGAATACAAAAATACCCTGTTACAAAAGAGAGAAAAAGTATTTATTAAATATAGATTCTATTTACTATATTGACTTAATAGATAAAAATACATTTATTTTTACAAAAGACGACTGTTTTGAATCTCCACTTTGGTTATATCAAATAGAAGAACTATTAAATGAAGATTTCATAAGAGCAAGTAAATCGACACTCTTTAATATGCAGCATATTAAAAGTTTAAAAGCTGATATTGGTTCAAGAGTTATTGTTTATTTAGATAATGGTGATCAAATACTTGTATCTAGAAAATATGCAAAAGAATTTAAAAAAAGATTAGGAGGTGTTTAA
- a CDS encoding nitroreductase family protein produces MNETLNTIMTRRSCRQYQNECIKEDELITILEAGIQAPSAMNQQLCEAFAIINKDLIDELAKAIKDVFDERGDKKPETYHCAYHAPVLVIVSGPEYDSRRVEDGSCMLENMFLAATSLNIGSCWINQLRDTQNVDEVRNILTRIGIPANHQVVGCAALGYISSQSTIKEKKKERIHIVK; encoded by the coding sequence ATGAATGAAACATTAAATACAATAATGACAAGAAGAAGTTGTCGTCAATATCAAAATGAGTGTATCAAAGAAGATGAACTTATAACAATTCTTGAGGCTGGTATTCAAGCCCCAAGTGCCATGAATCAACAATTATGTGAAGCTTTTGCTATTATAAATAAGGATTTAATTGATGAACTTGCAAAGGCAATTAAAGATGTTTTTGATGAACGTGGAGATAAAAAACCTGAAACCTATCATTGTGCATATCATGCACCTGTCTTGGTTATTGTTAGTGGTCCTGAATACGATAGTCGCCGTGTTGAAGATGGAAGCTGTATGTTGGAAAATATGTTTTTAGCAGCAACAAGTTTGAATATTGGTTCATGCTGGATTAATCAATTAAGAGATACACAGAATGTAGATGAAGTCAGAAATATCTTAACACGGATTGGTATTCCAGCAAATCATCAGGTTGTAGGTTGTGCAGCTTTAGGCTATATATCATCACAATCAACAATTAAAGAAAAGAAAAAAGAAAGAATACACATTGTCAAATAA
- a CDS encoding WG repeat-containing protein — protein MKKLLVLVLAMMLLVGCSQQKKDTTFMVTRDNTLYALYNQNGERLTEYSYKTFEEVSGIGYIVTDANDQKGVISDKGDEIIKPGTYETLEAVDEMLYATKKVEVKKEKKDDKDKKEEKQTTPTQTFIKNNLYVLNNKGEVLYSADEKTGIMKSGLPIILKDNTYIVLYHNGEILYNDIQIVRYANQYKNSTSVILGLEKNENYYYFDKQDEKNNIELTINEKGTFQFLAQNDKGVVLNDEATKSMIYIDFEHKKYYQNTIAIKEASFDSTGNIVLTNDNKTFVYEVGKAPVLMTSYYMSAYTYVARSTDIYGPHHIFKDGKSTGDFENCQLYPVAYHVYYEIFPVYIRDKGYQYYNFDNKKVIDKTFLAAEPFDANGRAIVKSKEEGYSLIDETGKVLTKDVYNQIKYIGSSYYAVYNENGTFGILDKDAGEIFPMEYTSLPTEAIVNYDSHDYLILGKNGRSFVYDIEDEMKEIFSHEGSVTLSEKGYFKVDNQYFTFEGEEIK, from the coding sequence ATGAAGAAACTACTTGTATTGGTACTTGCTATGATGTTATTAGTAGGATGCTCACAACAAAAGAAAGATACAACATTTATGGTTACACGTGATAATACGTTGTATGCTTTATATAATCAAAATGGAGAAAGACTCACAGAGTATAGTTATAAAACATTTGAAGAAGTGAGTGGAATTGGATATATTGTGACTGATGCAAATGATCAAAAAGGGGTTATTTCTGATAAAGGTGATGAAATTATTAAACCTGGAACATATGAAACTTTAGAAGCTGTAGATGAAATGTTATATGCCACAAAAAAGGTTGAAGTCAAAAAAGAAAAAAAAGATGATAAAGATAAAAAGGAAGAGAAACAAACTACACCAACTCAAACATTCATAAAGAATAATCTTTATGTTCTTAATAATAAAGGAGAGGTTCTTTATTCTGCTGATGAAAAAACAGGAATTATGAAAAGCGGATTACCAATTATCCTCAAAGACAATACTTATATCGTTCTCTATCATAATGGTGAAATATTATACAATGATATTCAAATTGTTAGATATGCAAATCAATATAAGAATAGTACAAGTGTTATTCTTGGTTTAGAAAAAAATGAGAATTATTATTATTTTGATAAACAAGATGAAAAGAATAATATTGAATTAACAATTAATGAAAAAGGAACATTTCAATTTTTGGCTCAAAATGATAAAGGTGTTGTTTTAAATGATGAGGCAACCAAAAGTATGATTTATATAGATTTTGAACATAAAAAATATTATCAAAATACAATTGCTATTAAGGAAGCATCATTTGATTCAACAGGAAATATTGTTTTAACAAATGATAATAAAACTTTTGTTTATGAAGTTGGAAAAGCTCCAGTATTGATGACAAGTTATTATATGTCAGCTTATACATATGTTGCACGTTCGACAGATATCTATGGACCTCATCATATATTCAAAGATGGAAAATCAACAGGTGATTTTGAAAATTGCCAGTTATATCCTGTAGCATATCATGTATATTATGAGATTTTCCCTGTCTATATAAGAGATAAAGGATATCAGTATTATAACTTTGATAACAAAAAAGTTATTGATAAGACTTTTTTGGCGGCTGAACCATTTGATGCGAATGGGCGTGCTATTGTGAAAAGTAAAGAAGAGGGGTATTCATTAATTGATGAAACTGGTAAAGTTTTAACAAAAGATGTTTATAATCAAATCAAGTACATAGGCAGTTCATATTATGCAGTCTATAATGAAAATGGAACATTTGGTATCTTAGATAAAGATGCTGGAGAGATTTTCCCGATGGAATATACAAGTTTGCCAACTGAAGCTATTGTCAATTATGATAGTCATGATTATTTGATATTAGGTAAGAATGGAAGATCGTTTGTTTATGATATTGAAGATGAAATGAAAGAAATTTTTTCTCATGAAGGTAGTGTAACTTTAAGCGAAAAGGGATACTTTAAAGTTGATAATCAATATTTTACTTTTGAAGGAGAAGAAATTAAATAA
- a CDS encoding phosphocarrier protein HPr, with protein MAEKLSFVVSDPVGLHARPATILVNQASKFTSNIKLSYNGKEVNLKSIMGVMSLGVPTKATVEIIAEGEDEKDVIASIAKVIKEQKVAE; from the coding sequence ATGGCAGAAAAATTATCTTTTGTAGTTTCAGATCCAGTTGGATTACACGCTAGACCTGCAACTATCTTAGTAAACCAAGCTAGCAAATTCACTAGTAATATTAAATTAAGTTATAACGGTAAAGAAGTTAACTTAAAATCTATTATGGGTGTTATGTCTTTAGGTGTTCCTACTAAAGCTACAGTAGAAATTATTGCTGAAGGTGAAGACGAAAAAGATGTAATTGCTTCAATCGCAAAAGTTATCAAAGAACAAAAAGTTGCTGAATAA
- a CDS encoding autorepressor SdpR family transcription factor, whose protein sequence is MGDAFKALSDPTRRKILELLQEKSLNAGEIADYFHITKPSISHHLTILKNSGLIVDERHGQNIVYSLDMSVFQDMMKWFMNFTSMGENEK, encoded by the coding sequence ATGGGAGATGCCTTTAAAGCATTGAGTGATCCTACAAGAAGAAAGATATTAGAACTTTTACAAGAGAAATCTTTGAATGCAGGAGAAATAGCAGATTACTTTCATATAACAAAGCCTTCTATTTCTCATCATTTAACTATACTCAAGAATAGTGGATTGATAGTTGATGAACGTCATGGCCAAAATATTGTTTATAGCTTAGATATGTCAGTTTTTCAGGATATGATGAAGTGGTTTATGAACTTTACAAGTATGGGGGAAAATGAGAAATGA
- a CDS encoding SdpI family protein yields MKKAYDIFIWCVTGLFIGAIFLLPESVPVHWNGNWEIDRYGSRYTLIILAIIPILLYYGMLLAKKVDPKRHNFQSREKTYDLFRYGLSFFFILLCCFFYYMTFFPKANGEKIMLLLLGILIIGMGNYMPRLPQNYFLGIKTPWTLSNEYVWQKTHKIGGYSFVIVGIIIAVYGLLELPYSFIVVIVGLLIDAVFSFIYSYIVFKRIETEKD; encoded by the coding sequence ATGAAAAAAGCATATGATATTTTTATATGGTGTGTAACAGGTCTTTTTATAGGTGCAATTTTCTTATTGCCAGAATCAGTTCCAGTCCATTGGAATGGAAATTGGGAAATAGATAGATATGGAAGTCGTTATACACTGATTATTCTTGCTATAATTCCTATTCTTTTGTATTATGGAATGCTTTTGGCAAAGAAGGTGGACCCTAAAAGACATAATTTTCAATCGCGGGAAAAAACATATGATCTGTTTCGATATGGTTTGTCATTCTTTTTTATTCTTCTATGTTGTTTTTTCTATTATATGACTTTTTTTCCTAAAGCCAATGGAGAAAAGATTATGTTATTGTTATTAGGAATATTAATTATAGGAATGGGAAATTATATGCCACGTTTGCCACAGAATTATTTTTTAGGAATTAAGACACCATGGACATTATCAAATGAATATGTATGGCAGAAGACGCATAAAATAGGTGGATATTCTTTTGTGATTGTAGGTATTATTATTGCAGTGTATGGATTGTTGGAATTGCCTTATAGTTTTATAGTTGTTATCGTTGGATTGCTTATTGATGCAGTGTTTAGTTTTATTTATTCTTATATAGTTTTTAAGAGAATTGAAACTGAAAAAGATTGA
- a CDS encoding ABC transporter ATP-binding protein — MLRIEHLTKKYDQYKAVDDLSLEIEDGHIYGFIGHNGAGKTTTLKSVVGILPFDEGEIFIDNQSMKTNAMACKKIMAYIPDNPDLYEYLTGIQYLNFIADVYQVSKTDREARIKKYADMLELTSDLAQPISAYSHGMKQKLAVISAFIHNPKLIIMDEPFVGLDPKASHLLKQLMREHCDQGGAIFFSTHVLEVAEKLCDRIAIIKQGKLVISGRTQDVIGNDSLEDVFLELENDNA, encoded by the coding sequence ATGTTAAGAATAGAACATTTAACAAAAAAATATGATCAATATAAAGCTGTTGATGATTTGTCTTTAGAAATTGAAGATGGGCATATATATGGATTTATAGGTCATAATGGGGCTGGAAAGACAACGACATTAAAATCTGTTGTAGGTATTTTACCATTTGATGAAGGTGAGATTTTTATTGATAATCAGTCAATGAAAACAAATGCTATGGCATGTAAAAAAATTATGGCATATATACCAGATAATCCAGATTTATATGAATATCTAACTGGTATTCAGTATCTAAATTTTATTGCTGATGTTTATCAGGTTTCAAAAACTGATAGAGAAGCACGTATAAAGAAATATGCTGATATGTTAGAATTAACTTCTGATCTCGCACAACCAATTAGTGCTTATTCACATGGGATGAAACAAAAACTTGCAGTCATTTCAGCATTTATTCATAATCCAAAATTAATTATTATGGATGAACCTTTTGTAGGTCTTGACCCTAAGGCATCTCATCTTTTAAAACAATTGATGAGAGAACATTGTGATCAAGGTGGTGCTATTTTCTTTTCAACGCATGTTTTAGAGGTTGCAGAGAAATTGTGTGATAGAATAGCAATTATTAAACAGGGTAAATTAGTCATTAGTGGTCGTACTCAAGATGTTATAGGTAATGATTCTCTTGAAGATGTCTTCTTAGAGTTGGAGAACGACAATGCTTAA